The sequence below is a genomic window from Prochlorococcus marinus CUG1438.
CAGAAAGATTTGGGAAAATTAAAAATAATATTTGGACTAATTTATCTTTTATAAATAAGAAAATCTTGAAGTATTTTCAAAACCATGATCTCTTCGTATAGCTTCAGTTAACAGATAAAATTTGATACTTTTGTAAATACCTTATATTAGTTACCATATTTGTACTTTATAGATACCAATGATAAATAAAAAGGATAAAAGCGATCCGATTGATAATTTAGAGTATGAAAAAGTTCTAGAAGAAGAAATAATTAATTCGTACGAAAGTAAATTTCAGAAAGATACTGAAGAAGATAGAAAAAAGATTAAATTTTACAGACTTAAAAGAACTCCATTAGAAATATTAAATAGGTCATTTTTCTTTTTCTTTATCGGAAGTTTTCTTTTCTCTTTGTTTTTAGCTTATTCAGAAAGTAAATTATGGTTCATACTTTATGTAATAAGTGCATTGTCTTGTGTTTTCTATACCCCTAATAGAAAAGCACTTAAAGAATTAATAGCAGCTTGGCCAAATATAGTGGATCTCATTAAAGGAAGGAGTTTGTGGAGAAAAGGTAAGTAAATAGATTATGAAACCGTTAAATGCATTTAAAAAGTGGTTATTAAATATTCTTGTGCCATACATTGAAGGTACCAACAAGAAAAAAGAGGATAAAAAATGAGTTTAATAAAGGTTGTAATTATTGTTGAAATTTTTTTGGTTGTGGGAGTTCTTTTATGGGTTAGGAAACTAAATAGTAAACAAAGTAGGCAACCATCTCTATCAAAAAAAACAATAAAAAATCTTAAATTTTAGAATTTTGATCACAAAATAAGGAATCTTTATAAAGAGATCAAATTTATGGGGATAATTCTTTACTTTTTCCTCTCACTTTGTATGCGAAATAGGTTAGAACATCTACATCATTATTAAAAATTATGGTTTCTTCCATCCAAGGTCTTGCTCCAATAACTAATCCATTGAATAGCGTCTTAGTAGAAAAGAAACTTATAAATGTTGATCAAAAGTTTATTCAACTTGTTTCTTTGGCTGAAGGTTTACCTCGTACAGAAGTTATTGAAAGTGGTAGAAATTATTGGAGAGGTGTTTGTAGAAGCTTGATTTTTAGATTTCCAGATGACCTCGAAATTTTAAAGCTTGATGTAAGAAGTTATGTAGACAGATCAAAAGGAATAATCCAAATAAGATCTGCATCAAGAATAGGGCAATCAGATTTAGGTGTTAATTTAAGAAGAGTGGAATACTTATTTAATCAATTAGAAAAACTTTAATTAATCTGTTTTTTATAAATTTAAGGTTCTTTTTACTAAATAGTTGTGCTTTAATTCATAAGAATATTTGAATTGCCATGGTAAAGATAATCTTAATTGGAATTATTGTTGCGCTTGTATATTCTCAACCTGACCTTCGTCTTACAGTCGCTGATTGGTTAAAAGCAGCCTCTGATTTTCTTATTGAATCAGTACAAGTAAAACCTTGAATTAATTTTTAATGAAGCATTAAAAAAGACCTGAGACAGTAATCATTTGTTTAATGCATACAGCTACGAAAATAAATATTATTATCCTGCTTAATATGTAATTCACTTAAACAAATAAATAGTTTTAGGAACATAATAGAAAATTTTTTTGAAATTTTTGAATAGTTAACGATAATAAGGGATATGAAGCTTAGATTATTTGAGTTCTATTTTATTAAAGACTATTTAAGGCCTTGGTTTGGTCTTATTTATTCTTTATTCTTTCTGTTTTTTTTAGGTGCAATTGGTTATCGAATAACAGAGGGGTGGGAATGGAGTGATTGCTTATGGATGGTTCTGATCACAATAACCACTATTGGTTTTGGAGAAGTTCAACCTTTAACTCCTGAAGGCAGGATCGTAACTGTTTTAGTAATCGTTGGCGGATTGATCTTTATTCAATTTACTTTTCAAAAAGCTGTTAGATTATTCGAATCTGGCTATTTTCAAAGAGTAAACGAATTACGTTTTAAAAGAATTCTTAGAAAAATGGAAAATCATGTAATTTTGTGCGGATATGGGAGGGTAGGACAGGAAATTTCTAACCAAATAAAAACTCAAAACATTCCTATTATCGTTGTTGAGAGCGATGAAGATAGAAAAAAGATTGCTGAAGAAAATGGTTTAGAAGTGCTTTGTGCTGATGCGACTCTTGATGAGACTTTAAAACTGGCAGGATTAGAAAAATGCAAAAGTTTGGTTGTTACCTTACCTAATGATGCTGCAAATTTATATGTAGTTTTAAGTGCTAAAGGTATAAGAGGTTCTATAAGAGTAATTGCAAGAGCTGGAACTGAAGAGGCCGCAAGTAAGTTGAGATTAGCTGGGGCAAGTATAGTTGTAAGCCCTTATATAGCTGCAGGAAGAGCAATGGCATCAATGGCTTTAAGACCTATCGCTATTGACTTTCTTGATCTGCTTGCAGGAAGTGAATGTGAAATTGAAGAATTTGAATTAAGTAATGATATTAGTCTTTTTGAAACTGCAGAGAAAAGATCACTTTCTGAACTTGGAATTGGTAAAAAGAGTGGGGCTAAAATATTAGCTATTAAAGAAAATGAAAAGTTGTTTACTAATCCTGGAGGTAATTTCATACTTCAGCCAGGTCAAGTATTAATAGCATTTGGTAGTAAAGAACAACTAAATATTTTGAACGGATTATTAGGAAATCTTGTTGTAGCAGTAGAGTTATTAAAATAGATAGATCGAGATTCAGAATTAATTGCTAAATTGACTGTGGGTGGAGTAAATCAAATGAAAATATTTAAATATCTACTTGTAATTCCTGTAATAACTTTAATGATTATTTTTCAAACCTCTTTGCAAAATAGATATTTAATGGCCTCTGATATTAGAGATGGAGAGACAATTTTTAGAAATGTTTGTGCAGGCTGCCATGTAAGAGGTGGATCAGTCGTTCTTAAAGGATCTAAATCATTAAAACTTTACGACCTTGAAAAAAGAGGAATAGCAGATGTTAATTCAATAACAAAAATCGCTAATGATGGGATTGGTTTTATGAAAGGTTATAAAAATAAATTGAAGGATGGTGAGGATAAGGTTCTTGCACAGTGGATTATTCAAAATGCAGAAAAGGGTTGGGAATAAATGAAAAGCGTACTTCTTGCAAAGTTTTTACTTCTATTAGCTGAGCTCTTAATGCCGATATATCCATAATAATTTTATATATCAAAATAATTTGATTTACTTATCTTTTAATTTTTAAATTACCTCTTGGCTGTAATTTATATTTAACAGATTTATTTCTCATTACAAATTGGGTATTTTAAAAAAAATCCTTATTTTCTCTTCTGCTATCTCATTAGTTCTCTCTCAAGATGCGATTGCTTCAAAAAGATTGAGCGGAGCAGGTGCTACATTTCCCTCGAAAATTTATACTAGGTGGTTTTTTGACTTGGCGAAATCCGGTGGACCAAGGGTTAATTACCAGGCAGTTGGTTCGGGCTCTGGAAGAAAAGCTTTTATAGACCAAACCGTAAACTTTGGTGCTTCTGATGATCCTATGAAGGCTAAGGATATAGAAAAGGTATCAAGAGGTTTAGTACAGATTCCTATGGTTGGAGGAACTATTGCTTTTGGTTATAACTATGATTGCGATTTGAAACTTACTCAAGAGCAAGCAGTACGAGTTGCAATGGGTATGGTTAAAAACTGGAAAGAATTAGGCTGTAAATCAGGAAAGTTAACTTGGACACATCGTTCTGATGGTTCAGGAACTACTAAGGCTTTCACAAACTCTATGGAAGCATTTTCTCCAACATGGAATTTAGGAACTGGTAAATCAGTTAAGTGGCCAGCAGGCGTTGGAGCAAAAGGTAATTCTGGTGTTGCAGGTGTAATTCAAAACACTCCAGGCGCAATTGGTTATGTAAATCAGTCATATATTAAAGGTAATGTTAAGGCTGCTGCACTTCAAAATCTTTCAGGGGAGTTTATAAAACCATCTGCAGAAGCAGGAGCTAAGGCTCTTAATGGTATTACTTTAGATGAAAATCTTGCTGGTAAAAATCCTAATCCAACGGCGAAAGGAGCGTACCCTATTGCTTCATTGACATGGATACTTGCTTACGAAAAAGGTAATGGTAGAAATACTAAAGCAATCAAACAAGCCTTTAATACATTGTTAAGTGATGAGTATCAAGATAAGGCTTCATCCCTTGGATTTATCCCCTTAAAAGGGAACATCCTTTTGAAATCAAGAGCTGCCGTTGAAAAAATAGGTAGTTAAATTTTTAAATAGATGTCAAATTATCATGACTTTCATATACCTTTAAGTCGTCTTAAAGTCTTTTACAGCATTTAGTAGTAGATTTATAGAGATATTCTTTTTTTAATGGAAGAGAAATTAACTCTTTTCAAGAATCGTAAAAGATTCGGTATCGAAAAAAATATTGATATTATCTTCAAGAATACTGCTCTAGTCTTGTCTAGTTTCGTAGCAATAATACTTTTAGGAATAATTTTAGTAGTCTTTTTTCAGTCATTTGAATCCTTTTCAAGGTATGGTTTGAAGTTTCTCGTAACCTCTGAATGGAATCCAGTAAAAGATGAATACGGAGCTTTTACTGCAATATATGGCACATTAGTAACCTCATTTCTTTCGTTATTAATAACTATCCCTTTGGGCGTTGGAACTGCAATATTTATTACCGAAGACTTTGTACCGAAAGTTTTTAGAGAAATAATAGGTTCCTTTGTTGAATTATTAGCGGCTATTCCATCGGTTGTATTGGGACTTTGGGCAATATTTGTCATGGAACCTTTTTTTAGAGCCTTTTTTGTCTTTTTACACAATATCTTTGGTTGGATACCTTTATTTAGTACAGAACCTACAGGCAGGAATTCTTTGTTAGCAATATTGATTTTAGTAGTAATGCTTTTGCCAATAGTGACCTCCATTGCAAGGGATTCACTTAATCAGGTTCCTAAAAAGCTTAGAAATGCAGCCTATGGAATTGGAGCAAGTAGATGGAAAACAATATTTTCAGTGATTTTGCCGGCAGCGTTATCAGGAATTATGGCAGGTGTTCTTCTTGCTTTAGGTAGAGCAATGGGAGAAACAATGGCTGTAACTATGATTATTGGTAATTCCAATGCATTTAGTTGGTCTCTATTATCTCCTGGATATACCATTTCCTCCATGCTCGCAAACCAGTTTGGTGAAGCTGATGGAAGTCAGGTTTCGTCACTATTTTATGCGGCTTTTGTACTGATGATCCTATCTTTAGTGGTGAATATCTTTGCGCAATGGCTAGTTAAGAAATTTAGTCTCAAATATTAGATAATTATGAATTCACTTTATTACCAGAAAAGATTATCAAGAAATATAGGAGATAAATTCTTTACTTCTTTATCAGTAATTTGTGCATTGATCGCAATACTTCCTTTGATTTTTCTAGTGACTTACATTCTTATTAAAGGTGGATCTCAAATTACACCAGAATTATTTACTTTGGAACCAAATCCTCCCGGAGATGATTTTGATGCAGGAGGTATTAATCCGGCATTAATAGGGACATTAATAATAACTACCATTGCTTCAATTATTGCAATACCAGTAGGTGTTGGTGGTGGAATATATCTAGCGGAATATTCTAAGGGCGGTGCTTTTTCAAGATTTATAAGATTTGGAGTAAATGTTCTGGCCGGAGTCCCTTCAATAATTGCAGGTGTATTTATTTATGCCTTAATCGTTTCTACAAAGATCTTGTTTGGGAGTATGTACAGTGGCTTGGCTGGAGGAATGGCGCTCTCAATATTAATGTTGCCTACTGTTATTAAGACGACTGATGAAGGTTTAAAGCTGGTGCCAAATGAATTGAGATATGCTTCTCTTGGTGTTGGAGCAAGTATGTATACAACCATATTGAAAGTTACTTTGCCCTCTGCCTTTAGGTCTATTGCAACTGGCGTTGTACTTGGAATCGCGAGGGCTGCAGGTGAAACAGCACCTTTGATATTTACTGCTTTATTCTCTTACTACTACATAACAGGCTTTGGAGACTTATTTTACGAGATGGGTTCTTTAGCTGTATTGATATATAACTTTGCCCTTGAACCTTATGATGCACAGAATAAATTAGCCTGGGCAGCTTCCTTTATTCTTGTTTT
It includes:
- a CDS encoding DUP family protein, whose translation is MINKKDKSDPIDNLEYEKVLEEEIINSYESKFQKDTEEDRKKIKFYRLKRTPLEILNRSFFFFFIGSFLFSLFLAYSESKLWFILYVISALSCVFYTPNRKALKELIAAWPNIVDLIKGRSLWRKGK
- the pstC gene encoding phosphate ABC transporter permease subunit PstC; protein product: MEEKLTLFKNRKRFGIEKNIDIIFKNTALVLSSFVAIILLGIILVVFFQSFESFSRYGLKFLVTSEWNPVKDEYGAFTAIYGTLVTSFLSLLITIPLGVGTAIFITEDFVPKVFREIIGSFVELLAAIPSVVLGLWAIFVMEPFFRAFFVFLHNIFGWIPLFSTEPTGRNSLLAILILVVMLLPIVTSIARDSLNQVPKKLRNAAYGIGASRWKTIFSVILPAALSGIMAGVLLALGRAMGETMAVTMIIGNSNAFSWSLLSPGYTISSMLANQFGEADGSQVSSLFYAAFVLMILSLVVNIFAQWLVKKFSLKY
- a CDS encoding c-type cytochrome, with the protein product MKIFKYLLVIPVITLMIIFQTSLQNRYLMASDIRDGETIFRNVCAGCHVRGGSVVLKGSKSLKLYDLEKRGIADVNSITKIANDGIGFMKGYKNKLKDGEDKVLAQWIIQNAEKGWE
- the pstA gene encoding phosphate ABC transporter permease PstA: MNSLYYQKRLSRNIGDKFFTSLSVICALIAILPLIFLVTYILIKGGSQITPELFTLEPNPPGDDFDAGGINPALIGTLIITTIASIIAIPVGVGGGIYLAEYSKGGAFSRFIRFGVNVLAGVPSIIAGVFIYALIVSTKILFGSMYSGLAGGMALSILMLPTVIKTTDEGLKLVPNELRYASLGVGASMYTTILKVTLPSAFRSIATGVVLGIARAAGETAPLIFTALFSYYYITGFGDLFYEMGSLAVLIYNFALEPYDAQNKLAWAASFILVLSILSVNIFSRILAAFTEKTKRV
- a CDS encoding DUF1499 domain-containing protein is translated as MVSSIQGLAPITNPLNSVLVEKKLINVDQKFIQLVSLAEGLPRTEVIESGRNYWRGVCRSLIFRFPDDLEILKLDVRSYVDRSKGIIQIRSASRIGQSDLGVNLRRVEYLFNQLEKL
- the pstS gene encoding phosphate ABC transporter substrate-binding protein PstS translates to MGILKKILIFSSAISLVLSQDAIASKRLSGAGATFPSKIYTRWFFDLAKSGGPRVNYQAVGSGSGRKAFIDQTVNFGASDDPMKAKDIEKVSRGLVQIPMVGGTIAFGYNYDCDLKLTQEQAVRVAMGMVKNWKELGCKSGKLTWTHRSDGSGTTKAFTNSMEAFSPTWNLGTGKSVKWPAGVGAKGNSGVAGVIQNTPGAIGYVNQSYIKGNVKAAALQNLSGEFIKPSAEAGAKALNGITLDENLAGKNPNPTAKGAYPIASLTWILAYEKGNGRNTKAIKQAFNTLLSDEYQDKASSLGFIPLKGNILLKSRAAVEKIGS
- a CDS encoding potassium channel protein — encoded protein: MKLRLFEFYFIKDYLRPWFGLIYSLFFLFFLGAIGYRITEGWEWSDCLWMVLITITTIGFGEVQPLTPEGRIVTVLVIVGGLIFIQFTFQKAVRLFESGYFQRVNELRFKRILRKMENHVILCGYGRVGQEISNQIKTQNIPIIVVESDEDRKKIAEENGLEVLCADATLDETLKLAGLEKCKSLVVTLPNDAANLYVVLSAKGIRGSIRVIARAGTEEAASKLRLAGASIVVSPYIAAGRAMASMALRPIAIDFLDLLAGSECEIEEFELSNDISLFETAEKRSLSELGIGKKSGAKILAIKENEKLFTNPGGNFILQPGQVLIAFGSKEQLNILNGLLGNLVVAVELLK